A portion of the Faecalibacterium sp. I3-3-89 genome contains these proteins:
- the atpF gene encoding F0F1 ATP synthase subunit B, whose product MQLYQALITLDGWTFLAQVCNLMIQLVIFKKLLLNPVKKVIAERKAKADSQIADAEKLRAEAEAMKAEYEQNLQNARAEAGQIVASAQKTAAARGEELLGEARAQAAALKQKAEADIAQERKKAVNEVKDEIGGMAMEIASKVVEREIKEADHQDLIDEFIKNVGEAS is encoded by the coding sequence ATGCAACTTTATCAGGCACTGATCACGCTGGATGGCTGGACGTTTCTGGCTCAGGTCTGCAACCTGATGATCCAGCTCGTGATCTTCAAAAAGCTGCTGCTGAACCCGGTCAAAAAAGTCATCGCGGAGCGCAAGGCCAAGGCGGACAGCCAGATCGCAGACGCCGAAAAGCTGCGCGCCGAGGCTGAGGCCATGAAGGCGGAGTATGAGCAGAACCTGCAGAATGCCCGCGCCGAGGCCGGCCAGATCGTAGCTTCCGCCCAGAAGACGGCTGCCGCCCGCGGCGAGGAGCTGCTGGGCGAGGCCCGTGCTCAGGCCGCTGCCCTCAAGCAGAAGGCCGAGGCCGACATTGCGCAGGAGCGCAAGAAGGCCGTCAACGAGGTAAAGGACGAGATCGGCGGCATGGCGATGGAGATCGCCTCCAAAGTGGTCGAGCGCGAGATCAAGGAAGCCGACCATCAGGATCTGATCGACGAATTTATCAAAAACGTGGGTGAAGCATCATGA
- the atpE gene encoding ATP synthase F0 subunit C, whose protein sequence is MTDFQFLARGIALAGCGIGAGCALIAGIGPGIGEGNAAAAACEAVGRQPECKSDVTSTLILGVALSETTGIYGFVTGLLLIFLAPGMFMNYLQ, encoded by the coding sequence ATGACTGACTTTCAATTCCTTGCTCGTGGTATCGCTCTGGCTGGCTGCGGCATCGGCGCAGGCTGCGCACTGATCGCAGGTATCGGCCCCGGCATCGGCGAAGGCAACGCTGCCGCTGCTGCCTGTGAGGCTGTCGGTCGTCAGCCCGAGTGCAAGAGCGACGTGACCAGCACCCTGATCCTCGGCGTCGCACTGTCTGAGACCACCGGTATCTACGGCTTCGTCACCGGCCTGCTGCTCATCTTCCTCGCACCCGGTATGTTCATGAACTACCTGCAGTAA